A single window of Aspergillus flavus chromosome 4, complete sequence DNA harbors:
- a CDS encoding Six-hairpin glycosidase-like protein, producing MLSHPIILGALTLVATTVHAVVAEKPAINRQNVVHRYNPIRTNLSTTTPMQVGNGNFAFGADITGLQTLLPFNILSSWCWCNDSLPTTANQTEPSDFTGMDWLTHDRLVNYDIQNPAEAEISQWLVANPHRANLGRVGFLYKGNNISSDDITGIRQSLDLYSGILTSEFTLHGQIVSVTTIGDPSSDIIAVDVQSSLLVDGSLSVFFDYPLTTGLNKFEAPFVGNWTAVSQHTTALNIITENEAAIRHSLEGTTYYNTIEWEQTGQITGPFHGTHRYLLQPTGKTNRFTFSTEFSASSRTSIKPFAAVKEASIHWWAQYWESGAFVDLTESGSSDAEELQRRIILSQYLLAVNSAGKDPPQESGLQNNGWYGKFHLEMVFWHLGHWARWNKWDMLDRSLGVYSRFLPSSIERAKRQGYAGARLGKMSDPSGASAPGSQNALLIWQQPHPMYFAELEYRSSPNVETLNKWDYILDELATWMVSYAWWNVSTQVYDLGPPMYPSSENTSPNSTYNPTFELAYWRFGLKIASDWKTRQGILVPESWTRVLNNLAPLPIIDGAYSICADLPDMWNKSSYTSDHPSQIAVYGLLPPTEGVDPSTVNATMDLIAQTWNFTASYGWDFPMLAMTSLRLGNVDQAVEYLLHSNFQFDDAGNPVGTVVPTPYFPASSAFLLAIAMMAGGWDGDEGIHFPESWGAKLEGFSVGI from the coding sequence ATGCTATCCCATCCTATCATTCTGGGAGCTCTCACCCTGGTTGCTACGACTGTTCATGCAGTTGTGGCGGAGAAACCAGCGATCAATCGCCAAAATGTCGTCCATCGGTATAACCCCATACGTACGAACTtgtcaacaacaactccCATGCAGGTCGGCAACGGCAATTTCGCCTTCGGAGCCGACATCACCGGCTTGCAGACATTGCTTCCTTTCAACATACTTTCTTCATGGTGTTGGTGCAACGACTCTCTACCAACAACCGCTAACCAGACAGAGCCATCAGACTTCACTGGCATGGACTGGTTGACACATGACCGCCTTGTGAACTATGATATACAGAACCCGGCCGAAGCAGAGATTTCCCAGTGGCTAGTTGCCAATCCACATCGGGCCAATCTTGGCCGGGTAGGGTTCCTCTATAAGGGAAACAATATCTCTAGTGACGATATCACTGGAATAAGGCAGAGTCTTGATCTGTATAGCGGCATTTTGACATCGGAGTTTACCCTGCATGGACAAATTGTTTCTGTTACGACAATTGGAGATCCCTCTTCTGATATCATTGCTGTTGATGTGCAATCCTCGCTGTTGGTGGATGGCTCCTTGAGTGTGTTCTTTGACTACCCATTGACCACAGGACTGAACAAGTTTGAGGCTCCATTTGTAGGTAATTGGACTGCAGTATCGCAGCATACTACTGCCTTGAATATTATTACAGAAAATGAAGCTGCGATCAGACACTCACTGGAGGGCACGACATACTATAACACCATCGAGTGGGAACAGACAGGCCAGATAACAGGCCCTTTTCATGGGACACACCGATATCTACTCCAACCTACTGGAAAGACGAACCGATTCACATTCAGTACCGAGTTTTCTGCATCCTCAAGAACGAGTATAAAGCCATTCGCCGCTGTCAAAGAAGCCTCCATTCACTGGTGGGCTCAATACTGGGAATCTGGCGCATTTGTAGACCTAACGGAATCAGGATCTTCAGACGCAGAGGAACTGCAGCGCCGTATTATTCTCTCACAGTACCTGCTGGCCGTGAACAGCGCTGGTAAAGATCCTCCCCAAGAATCTGGTCTCCAAAACAATGGCTGGTACGGCAAATTCCACCTTGAGATGGTATTCTGGCATCTGGGCCACTGGGCGCGGTGGAATAAATGGGATATGTTAGATCGTAGTCTTGGTGTATATTCCCGGTTTCTACCCTCGTCTATCGAGCGTGCAAAAAGGCAAGGATACGCTGGTGCGCGACTGGGGAAAATGAGTGATCCATCCGGGGCATCGGCTCCTGGATCACAAAATGCGTTACTTATCTGGCAGCAACCACACCCGATGTATTTTGCTGAGCTGGAGTATCGCTCGTCACCGAACGTCGAAACTCTGAACAAATGGGATTATATCCTGGACGAGCTCGCGACGTGGATGGTTTCTTATGCGTGGTGGAACGTGTCTACTCAAGTATATGACCTTGGTCCACCGATGTATCCATCATCGGAGAATACGAGTCCCAATTCAACATACAACCCGACCTTCGAACTGGCCTATTGGAGGTTTGGTCTCAAGATTGCCTCGGACTGGAAAACTCGACAGGGAATCTTGGTTCCTGAATCTTGGACTCGAGTGCTGAATAATCTTGCACCATTGCCCATAATTGATGGCGCATACTCCATCTGTGCTGATCTGCCGGATATGTGGAATAAGAGTAGCTACACATCCGACCATCCCAGCCAGATTGCAGTCTATGGGCTTTTACCGCCTACAGAAGGTGTAGATCCATCAACTGTGAACGCTACCATGGATCTAATTGCCCAAACATGGAATTTCACGGCTTCTTATGGATGGGATTTCCCGATGCTAGCCATGACATCGCTTCGTTTAGGCAATGTTGATCAGGCTGTTGAGTATTTACTCCACTCTAACTTTCAGTTCGATGATGCGGGTAATCCTGTGGGGACGGTGGTCCCGACGCCATATTTCCCAGCGTCCTCAGCCTTTCTGCTTGCGATTGCAATGATGGCTGGTGGGTGGGACGGTGATGAGGGAATACATTTTCCAGAGAGCTGGGGAGCGAAACTTGAGGGATTTTCGGTGGGGATATGA
- a CDS encoding lipid A export ATP-binding/permease protein msbA, whose product MESSSSLPANHNAGGDNIDRPQQPQGDGGNRSSSLKSYIRILSYGARGGGLGPMVLGLLCAMGSGVALPLMNVVFGNLTGEFNRYFTSSDSLNEDAFKASVNKNSLYIVYLFIGKFVLTYVSMLCFRIISLRASSALRLEYMEALFAQPVRKLDETSVGTVTNAITGLSNTIQQSVSDRLAILFQSLALLVAAYAVAFRYSWALTLVVSSAILFVLVGFSITVPIIVKAQQMVDRADEKQAAVAAEVFSAIRTVLALGAEVPLSHKYSSWVKEARKRAARTCPVTGIHLALLFFAMYSSYALAFWFGLKLYREGHIANVNTVIVVFFSVLLVVTVLGGIASPLMAITKATSASGPFFDVIDADRVSTTGLGSSEASSQEDIFFDSVSFAYPTRPDTQVLRDFTAHFQRGNTTALVGPSGSGKSTVVALIERWYQLRNTSLSEESPTAQGRIHVGKHDINDLDIKWWRSQIGLVEQEPVLFNESVYTNVAFGLIGTPWEHEPEPVKMDLVVTACRDAFANEFIDRLPLGYDTVVGEGGITLSGGQRQRLAIARSIVSNPSILILDEATSSIDIRGEKVVQAALDRVSRDRTTIMIAHRLSTVIRADHIIVIKDGSKSEEGTHQTLMDRRGVYYSLVHAQQLEVVSMDATTAIEQLSHSLPEETKLEAYAADGYEVTDSEEVIRKKGEQGAIRTLWHIIREQKTHWPIFALTVIGTMGAGSAFAFQSWLFAKLVQVFQFTGNKLVEAANFWSLMFFILALAMGLFYFDVGYASTSFSMHIAANYRQDYFQSILHKPVSYYDQEENSSGTLMARLSTDPKQLQELFGVNGVFPLISIFSLVGCVAISFSFGWKLAAVAFFAALPFILLASYFRIQYEVQFEGMNAEVYAESSKFATEAIRAFRTVTALTMEDTILQRYSNLLCQQRVRAIRKAWLATLVVAFSDSIDLCAMALTFWYGGQLLASREYDPVAFFVVYIAIIQGGQSAGQFLSFGPNMAQTTASARRILETRSAFNERDNDRTQFEQLTAGITPFHQADVCCRDLTFQYPSRGGPVFTGMNFSIRSGQYVAIVGPSGCGKSTIVSLLERFYDPTKGSIEFAGRDIRFYPLASYRRALSLVSQEPKLFEGTIRENLLLGLEPGDDGELEPSREARMIEACKDAELHDFITSLPEGYSTSLGINAQLSLSGGQKQRLCIARALIRRPRLLLLDEATSSLDSQSERLIQKALERLAARKTMTIIAVAHRLATIQKADLILVCGEGEPGRGSVIIERGTHTELLQRQGVYWQMCQVQALDSHTY is encoded by the exons ATGGAgtcctcgtcttccttgCCTGCAAATCATAATGCCGGGGGAGATAACATTGATCGCCCGCAGCAGCCCCAGGGGGATGGTGGTAATCGTTCATCCTCCTTGAAAAGCTACATA AGGATACTTTCGTATGGTGCCAGAGGGGGTGGTCTTGGACCAATGGTGCTCGGCCTGTTGTGTGCGATGGGCTCCGGAGTG GCCTTACCCTTAATGAACGTAGTTTTTGGAAATCTCACCGGCGAATTTAATCGGTATTTCACATCTAGCGATTCCCTCAATGAAGACGCATTCAAAGCTTCCGTGAATAAGAACAG TCTCTACATTGTATATCTCTTCATTGGGAAGTTTGTCCTTACGTATGTTTCCATGCTCTGCTTCCGTATCATCAGCCTCCGGGCCTCATCAGCGCTACGCCTTGAATATATGGAGGCGCTTTTCGCCCAGCCCGTCCGTAAGCTGGACGAAACGTCCGTTGGGACAGTGACCAATGCTATTACAGGCTTGTCAAATACAATCCAACAGAGCGTATCTGATCGCTTGGCAATCCTGTTCCAGTCTCTCGCTCTATTGGTGGCCGCCTATGCTGTGGCCTTCCGGTATTCGTGGGCATTGACCTTGGTCGTTAGCTCCGCTATACTGTTTGTGCTTGTGGGGTTCAGTATTACTGTTCCCATCATTGTCAAGGCACAGCAAATGGTGGATCGCGCCGACGAGAAGCAAGCCGCCGTTGCAGCGGAGGTCTTCAGTGCGATCCGTACAGTCCTGGCTCTTGGGGCAGAAGTCCCGCTGTCCCACAAATACTCTTCCTGGGTGAAAGAGGCTCGTAAACGTGCTGCTCGAACATGCCCAGTCACTGGAATTCATCTAGCACTGCTTTTCTTCGCTATGTATTCCAGTTATGCCTTGGCCttttggtttgggttgaAGCTATATCGCGAGGGCCATATTGCAAACGTCAACACTGTCATTGT GGTATTTTTCTCCGTGCTATTAGTGGTCACTGTATTGGGAGGGATCGCGTCTCCACTAATGGCAATCACCAAGGCCACAAGTGCCTCTGGCCCGTTTTTCGATGTAATTGATGCAGATCGCGTTTCGACGACAGGGCTCGGAAGCTCGGAAGCTTCCAGTCAggaggatatcttctttgACTCAGTTAGCTTTGCGTATCCAACTCGTCCGGATACACAGGTGTTGCGGGACTTTACCGCCCACTTTCAGAGGGGAAATACAACTGCTCTTGTAGGTCCTTCAGGCTCCGGAAAAAGTACCGTGGTAGCTCTCATCGAGCGTTGGTATCAACTTCGGAACACCAGCTTGTCAGAGGAGAGTCCGACGGCGCAGGGCCGAATTCATGTGGGTAAGCATGATATCAACGATCTGGACATAAAATGGTGGAGGTCACAGATCGGCTTAGTCGAGCAAGAGCCTGTTCTGTTCAATGAATCTGTCTATACCAATGTGGCCTTTGGCCTAATAGGAACGCCATGGGAGCACGAGCCGGAGCCCGTGAAGATGGATTTGGTGGTGACAGCATGCCGCGACGCCTTTGCCAACGAGTTTATAGACAGACTACCTCTT GGATACGATACTGTGGTGGGTGAGGGTGGCATCACACTGAGTGGAGGACAGCGCCAACGTTTAGCAATCGCACGAAGCATTGTCTCTAACCCATCAATTCTAATCCTGGACGAGGCAACGAGCTCAATCGATATACGAGGTGAGAAAGTCGTTCAGGCGGCCCTAGATCGGGTGTCTAGAGATCGAACAACTATTATGATAGCGCATCGCCTTTCCACCGTCATTCGAGCAGATCATATAATCGTGATCAAGGATGGCTCTAAATCAGAGGAGGGTACGCATCAGACATTGATGGATCGTCGTGGAGTGTACTACAGCCTCGTACATGCGCAGCAACTGGAGGTTGTGTCGATGGATGCTACTACAGCAATCGAACAGCTGTCCCATAGTCTCCCTGAGGAGACCAAACTTGAAGCTTACGCCGCTGACGGTTATGAAGTTACTGACAGCGAGGAGGTCATcaggaaaaagggagaaCAAGGTGCAATCCGTACGCTGTGGCATATCATACGCGAGCAAAAGACACACTGGCCCATATTTGCTCTGACCGTTATCGGAACAATGGGTGCTGGCT cTGCCTTTGCGTTTCAGAGCTGGCTTTTTGCAAAGCTCGTTCAGGTGTTTCAATTCACCGGCAACAAGTTGGTTGAGGCAGCGAACTTTTGGTCCCTGATGTTTTTTATTCTGGCCCTCGCGATGGGCCTATTCTACTTCGATGTAGGCTATGCTTCCACATCTTTTTCAATG CATATTGCGGCAAACTACCGTCAAGACTACTTTCAGAGCATCCTACACAAGCCCGTATCATATTATGACCAGGAAGAAAATTCCTCCGGTACCCTCATGGCCAGGCTATCAACAGACCCAAAACAGCTACAAGAGTTGTTTGGCGTCAATGGCGTTTTCCCACTTATCTCGATTTTCAGTCTCGTGGGATGCGTTGCTATCTCATTCAGCTTCGGCTGGAAATTAGCTGCAGTAGCTTTCTTTGCTGCCTTGCCCTTCATCTTGCTAGCCTCATATTTTCGTATTCAATATGAAGTACAATTTGAGGGCATGAATGCAGAGGTTTACGCCGAAAGCTCTAAGTTCGCCACGGAGGCCATTCGTGCCTTTCGAACTGTTACTGCACTCACGATGGAAGACACCATCCTGCAGCGATACTCTAATCTGTTGTGTCAACAGAGGGTCCGGGCTATTCGCAAGGCTTGGCTTGCCACGCTCGTGGTTGCGTTCTCTGATAGCATAGATCTGTGCGCTATGGCGCTTACTTTCTG GTATGGTGGTCAGCTTCTTGCCTCTCGTGAATATGATCCAGTGGCGTTCTTCGTTGTTTACATTGCTATTATCCAAGGCGGGCAGTCAGCAGGTCAGTTTCTTAGCTTCGGTCCTAATATGGCACAGACGACCGCATCTGCAAGACGCATATTAGAGACCAGATCTGCCTTCAATGAGCGGGACAATGATCGGACCCAGTTTGAACAATTGACAGCTGGTATCACGCCCTTCCACCAGGCTGATGTGTGCTGCCGAGATCTGACCTTCCAGTATCCATCTCGGGGTGGACCTGTCTTTACCGGCATGAACTTCAGCATCCGCAGTGGCCAGTACGTTGCAATTGTTGGCCCATCAGGCTGTGGTAAATCAACCATCGTCTCTCTCTTGGAGCGATTTTACGACCCTACCAAGGGTAGCATAGAATTTGCAGGCCGAGATATCCGATTTTACCCACTCGCTTCCTATCGTCGAGCATTATCTCTCGTCTCTCAAGAGCCCAAGCTCTTCGAAGGGACTATTCGGGAAAACCTCCTCTTGGGCCTCGAACCGGGGGACGATGGAGAGCTTGAACCATCGAGAGAAGCCCGAATGATAGAAGCGTGCAAAGATGCTGAACTTCATGACTTTATTACATCTCTTCCCGAAGGCTACTCCACCTCACTGGGAATTAATGCGCAATTATCCCTCAGTGGTGGTCAAAAACAGCGGCTATGTATTGCGCGTGCTCTGATACGTAGACCGCGGCTACTCCTTCTGGACGAAGCAACGTCAAGTCTCGATTCGCAGTCTGAGAGGCTTATACAAAAGGCCCTAGAGCGATTGGCGGCGAGGAAAACGATGACGATCATTGCAGTTGCTCATCGACTGGCCACTATCCAGAAGGCGGACTTGATACTTGTCTGCGGGGAAGGAGAGCCTGGCAGGGGTTCAGTTATTATTGAACGCGGTACTCATACTGAACTATTACAGAGACAGGGCGTATATTGGCAGATG TGCCAGGTTCAAGCCCTGGATAGCCATACGTATTGA